A single region of the Gadus morhua chromosome 5, gadMor3.0, whole genome shotgun sequence genome encodes:
- the LOC115543907 gene encoding uncharacterized protein LOC115543907: protein MLQDEDFVFFLSVFHNIMPHVDILYQQLQQKDIDAVLIQRALQRFTSSVQAIRGSPSLQQVQGVPAAKRSRTALGEEEKQRMAKEICDTILAHCKERFSFTDHLVSATLLQGDLFGRYCHSFPNEALHATVKAYPMLDQTKLHTELSLIYENPEFKGCCGALAVYQLLMSYNLQDTFSETVGLLNIIITTPMTTSEAERCFSTLKRIKTFLRNSMGQERLNALAMLSMERKLVLSMPDFNERVIDCFAALKERRSQFQYK from the exons ATGCTGCAAGATGAAGacttcgtttttttcttgagcGTTTTTCACAACATCATGCCCCATGTGGACATCCTGTACCAGCAACTCCAGCAGAAGGACATCGATGCAGTACTCATCCAGCGGGCCCTCCAGAGGTTCACAAGCAGTGTGCAGGCCATAAG GGGCTCCCCCTCACTTCAGCAGGTCCAGGGAGTACCAGCTGCCAAACGATCAAGGACAGCGTTGGGAGAGGAAGAAAAGCAGAGGATGGCTAAAGAGATCTGTGACACCATCTTGGCTCACTGCAAGGAGCGGTTTTCCTTCACCGACCACCTAGTTAGTGCCACCTTACTGCAAGGAGATCTGTTTGGAAGGTACTGCCATTCATTTCCAAACGAAGCGCTGCATGCCACTGTGAAGGCATACCCCATGCTGGATCAAACAAAGCTGCACACAGAGCTCTCCCTCATCtacgaaaacccagagtttaaGGGATGTTGTGGTGCACTGGCAGTTTACCAGCTGCTCATGTCCTACAACCTACAGGACACGTTCTCAGAGACTGTTGGTCTGTTGAACATCATTATCACCACACCCATGACCACCTCTGAAGCAGAGAGATGCTTCTCAACTTTGAAGAGGATAAAGACCTTCCTGCGCAACTCCATGGGCCAGGAACGTCTTAACGCCCTGGCCATGCTTTCAATGGAACGGAAACTTGTCCTTAGCATGCCTGACTTCAATGAGAGAGTCATTGACTGCTTTGCTGCATTAAAAGAGAGACGCAGCCAATTCCAGTACaagtga
- the LOC115544372 gene encoding putative nuclease HARBI1: MAVLALLEDIANGHIRNERVFRDYYDFLAHDDDWLISRFRFPRAILLELCTELSPGLERQTARSHALPVPIQVLTTLGFLATGSFQRELADRSGMSQGALSRAIPPVLNGIIRISARYIRFPYDAVNQANIKAQFAAIAGFPNVIGAIDCTHIAIKAPSEGEYEYVNRKHFHSLNVQIICDAQMRLTNIVARWPGSTHDSFVLRNSSVGNRLEAGRVCDGWLIGDSGYALRPWLLTPLANPQTVREQRYNDIHARTRTVVERAIGQLKSRWRCLDRSGGMLLYHPEKVCRIVQACGVLHNVAHRHGVPLREVMDLPEDPDPGPNNAQPNVEAIRIRQQLIGRI, translated from the exons ATGGCAGTGTTGGCCTTATTAGAAGATATTGCGAATGGTCACATTCGAAATGAACGAGTGTTCCGTGATTATTACGATTTTTTGGCTCATGATGATGACTGGCTTATCAGCCGATTCAGATTTCCAAGAGCTATCCTCTTGGAACTATGTACTGAGTTGAGCCCGGGTTTGGAGAGGCAGACGGCGAGGAGTCACGCATTGCCAGTTCCAATACAAGTCCTGACTACGCTTGGTTTTCTAGCAACAGGATCATTCCAGAGGGAATTGGCTGACCGGTCAGGAATGAGTCAGGGAGCTCTGAGCCGCGCCATTCCGCCTGTTTTAAACGGGATCATCCGCATCTCAGCCAGGTATATACGGTTTCCATATGATGCAGTAAACCAAGCAAACATCAAAGCGCAATTTGCAGCGATAGCCGGTTTTCCCAATGTAATCGGAGCGATCGActgcacacacattgcaatAAAGGCGCCATCTGAAGGGGAATATGAGTACGTTAATAGGAAACACTTCCATTCCTTAAACGTGCAAATAATCTGTGATGCCCAAATGCGCCTTACGAATATCGTGGCAAGGTGGCCTGGGTCAACCCATGATTCATTCGTCCTGAGAAACAGCTCGGTTGGGAATAGGTTGGAGGCTGGAAGAGTGTGTGATGGGTGGCTAATTG GAGACAGCGGTTACGCCTTACGGCCATGGCTGTTAACCCCCCTCGCCAACCCACAGACTGTCCGAGAGCAGAGATATAATGATATCCATGCACGCACTCGGACAGTCGTGGAAAGAGCGATAGGGCAGCTGAAGAGCCGGTGGCGCTGCCTTGACCGGAGCGGGGGAATGCTGCTCTATCACCCTGAAAAGGTGTGCCGCATTGTGCAGGCATGTGGGGTTCTGCACAATGTTGCGCACAGGCACGGCGTGCCATTACGCGAGGTAATGGACCTCCCAGAAGACCCAGACCCCGGACCAAACAATGCGCAGCCCAATGTAGAGGCCATTCGAATCCGGCAGCAGTTAATAGGCAGAATATAA